The proteins below come from a single Cannabis sativa cultivar Pink pepper isolate KNU-18-1 chromosome 3, ASM2916894v1, whole genome shotgun sequence genomic window:
- the LOC115710182 gene encoding thaumatin-like protein 1b: MKIQIVIFFTVALALIFAAGTNAATVNIQNNCGRTIWPATQSGSGSSQLSTTGFELASGASQSIEIPAGPWSGRFWGRDGCSTDSSGRFACASGDCASGTVECNGAGGVPPTTLVEITVAENGGQDFYDVSNVDGFNLPVSVRPEGGNGDCQESTCPNNLNDGCPADLQYKSGDDVVGCLSSCAKYNMDQDCCRGAYDSPDTCTPSESANYFEQQCPQAYSYAYDDKTSTFTCSGGPNYLITFCP; encoded by the coding sequence GGACGAATGCAGCTACCGTCAACATTCAAAACAACTGCGGAAGAACCATCTGGCCAGCAACCCAATCCGGCAGCGGAAGTTCACAACTCTCAACCACTGGTTTCGAGTTAGCATCAGGAGCCAGCCAGTCCATCGAAATCCCAGCCGGACCATGGTCGGGGCGCTTCTGGGGTCGAGATGGTTGCTCCACTGACTCATCCGGCAGGTTCGCGTGCGCTAGCGGAGACTGTGCCTCTGGTACGGTGGAGTGTAATGGTGCAGGCGGAGTCCCTCCAACAACTCTGGTCGAAATAACCGTTGCAGAAAACGGTGGACAAGATTTCTACGACGTCAGCAACGTGGACGGGTTCAACTTACCGGTTTCGGTTAGGCCAGAAGGTGGTAATGGGGATTGCCAGGAGTCAACGTGCCCAAACAACCTAAACGACGGTTGCCCAGCTGATCTACAGTACAAATCCGGAGACGACGTCGTTGGGTGCCTCAGCTCTTGCGCCAAGTATAATATGGACCAAGACTGTTGTAGAGGAGCTTATGATTCTCCAGACACGTGTACTCCTAGTGAGTCCGCTAACTACTTCGAGCAACAATGCCCTCAGGCTTACAGCTATGCTTATGATGATAAGACCAGCACTTTTACTTGCTCCGGTGGACCTAACTATCTTATCACTTTCTGCCCATGA